A genomic window from bacterium includes:
- a CDS encoding NADP-dependent glyceraldehyde-3-phosphate dehydrogenase encodes MSGSERFQRLFPNLEAVPPEHRLPGLVEQSTWLCGGELMDWDGPVQRVLSPVCVPSPGGPKQAVIGSYPLMGAEQALAALAAAGAAWDHGRGSWPTMAVSRRLAHVEDFAARMASRRDEVVRLIMWEIGKSLPDARKEFDRTVAYIHDTVEAMKELDRVSSRFEVREGVVGQIRRSPLGVVLCMGPFNYPLNETFTTLIPALVMGNPVIFKPPKLGVLLHSPLLADFRDAFPPGVVNTVYGDGATIVSPLLASGRIDVLAFIGTSRVADILRKQHPKPHRLRCVLGLEAKNAAIVLPDADLDEAVAECVAGALSFNGQRCTALKLIFVHRSLAAEFNRRLVAAVDALRPGLPWDPGAQITPLPEAGKPQYLADLVADARARGAQVLNPDGGAVHGTYVHPAVLYPAAPGMRVFHEEQFGPVVPVAVFDDVEEPVRAIMESPYGQQASLFGRDPESVGRLIDRLVNQVCRVNVNAQCQRGPDAFPFTGRKDSAEGTLSVSDALRVFSIRTLAATRATDANKELFSRIVREGRGTFLSTDWLF; translated from the coding sequence TGGTCGAGCAGTCGACCTGGCTGTGCGGCGGCGAGCTGATGGACTGGGACGGGCCCGTCCAGCGCGTGCTGTCGCCGGTGTGCGTGCCTTCGCCCGGGGGACCGAAGCAGGCGGTGATCGGCTCCTACCCCCTGATGGGGGCGGAGCAGGCGCTGGCGGCGCTCGCGGCCGCGGGTGCCGCCTGGGACCACGGCCGCGGTTCCTGGCCCACGATGGCGGTGAGCCGGCGGCTGGCGCACGTGGAGGATTTCGCCGCGCGGATGGCGTCGCGGCGCGACGAGGTCGTGCGTCTGATCATGTGGGAGATCGGCAAGTCGCTGCCCGACGCGCGCAAGGAGTTCGACCGCACCGTCGCCTACATCCACGACACGGTCGAGGCGATGAAGGAGCTGGACCGCGTCTCGTCGCGCTTCGAGGTGCGCGAGGGGGTCGTCGGTCAGATCCGCCGCTCGCCGCTGGGCGTCGTGCTGTGCATGGGCCCGTTCAACTACCCGCTGAACGAGACGTTCACCACGCTGATCCCGGCTCTGGTCATGGGCAATCCCGTCATCTTCAAACCGCCCAAGCTGGGCGTGCTGCTGCACAGCCCGCTGCTCGCGGATTTCCGCGACGCCTTCCCACCCGGGGTGGTCAACACGGTCTACGGGGACGGCGCGACGATCGTGAGTCCCCTGCTGGCGTCCGGCCGGATCGACGTGCTGGCCTTCATCGGCACCAGCCGCGTCGCCGACATCCTGCGCAAGCAGCACCCGAAGCCCCACCGACTGCGCTGCGTGCTGGGGCTCGAGGCGAAGAACGCGGCGATCGTGCTGCCCGACGCCGACCTGGACGAGGCCGTGGCCGAGTGCGTCGCGGGCGCCCTGTCGTTCAACGGCCAGCGCTGCACGGCGCTCAAGCTGATCTTCGTCCACCGCAGCCTCGCCGCGGAGTTCAACCGCCGCCTGGTCGCCGCCGTGGACGCCCTGCGCCCCGGCCTCCCCTGGGATCCCGGCGCGCAGATCACCCCGCTGCCGGAGGCCGGCAAGCCGCAGTACCTCGCGGACCTCGTCGCGGACGCCCGCGCCCGCGGCGCGCAGGTGCTCAACCCCGACGGCGGCGCCGTACACGGCACCTACGTCCACCCGGCCGTGCTGTACCCGGCGGCGCCCGGCATGCGGGTCTTCCACGAGGAGCAGTTCGGACCCGTGGTGCCGGTGGCGGTCTTCGACGACGTCGAGGAACCGGTGCGCGCGATCATGGAGTCGCCCTACGGCCAGCAGGCCAGCCTGTTCGGGCGCGACCCCGAGTCGGTCGGCCGGCTGATCGACCGGCTGGTCAACCAGGTCTGCCGCGTCAACGTCAACGCCCAGTGCCAGCGCGGCCCCGACGCGTTCCCGTTCACCGGGCGCAAGGATTCCGCCGAAGGGACGCTGTCGGTGAGCGACGCCCTGCGGGTCTTCTCGATCCGCACCCTGGCCGCCACCCGGGCCACCGACGCCAACAAGGAGCTGTTCTCGCGGATCGTGCGCGAGGGGCGCGGCACGTTCCTGAGCACGGACTGGCTCTTCTAG